In Streptomyces sp. P3, one DNA window encodes the following:
- a CDS encoding MupA/Atu3671 family FMN-dependent luciferase-like monooxygenase, whose translation MRFSVMFFASGEAVPQETCRTVLETSRLADIHGLDAVWTPERHFDQFGSVFPNPALTSAALATATEHIQLRAGSLISPLHHTVRIAEDWSVVDNWSSGRAAVSFGSGWNANDFVLAPDAYESRHQVMLEQIDTVRALWRGEDVELPNGTGQPFAARLHPKPVQPELPIWITSSGNPRTFQDAGARGLNVLTHLIGQNLDQLAEKVALYRKARADAGFDPATGTVSLMLHTHLDADPEAAEARSRAPFRDYLRSAVKLELRAAQGGGTISGGHVLPDDEIPEDLLEELLDATYERYLRGGSLIGSPDTCRGMADRVAAAGVDDIACLLDFGVPSERIPAVIPLIAALAGEGSRGREVVESEH comes from the coding sequence TTGCGCTTCAGCGTCATGTTCTTCGCCTCCGGTGAGGCGGTCCCGCAGGAGACCTGCCGGACGGTGCTGGAGACCAGCCGTCTGGCCGACATTCACGGCCTGGACGCGGTGTGGACTCCCGAACGGCACTTCGACCAGTTCGGCAGTGTGTTCCCCAACCCGGCGCTCACCAGCGCCGCGCTGGCCACCGCGACCGAACACATCCAGCTGCGGGCCGGCAGCCTCATCTCTCCGCTGCACCACACGGTGCGCATCGCCGAGGACTGGTCCGTCGTCGACAACTGGTCGTCCGGCCGTGCGGCAGTCTCCTTCGGCTCCGGCTGGAACGCCAACGACTTCGTGCTGGCCCCCGACGCCTACGAGTCGCGGCACCAGGTCATGCTGGAGCAGATCGACACGGTGCGCGCCCTGTGGCGAGGCGAGGACGTCGAGCTCCCCAACGGCACCGGGCAGCCCTTCGCGGCACGCCTGCACCCCAAGCCCGTCCAGCCGGAACTGCCGATCTGGATCACCTCGTCGGGGAACCCTCGGACCTTCCAGGACGCCGGTGCCCGCGGCCTCAACGTGCTGACCCACCTGATCGGCCAGAACCTGGACCAGCTCGCCGAGAAGGTGGCCCTCTACCGCAAGGCCCGCGCGGACGCCGGCTTCGACCCCGCCACCGGGACGGTCTCCCTGATGCTGCACACCCACCTGGACGCCGACCCGGAGGCCGCCGAGGCCCGCAGCCGCGCACCGTTCCGCGACTATCTGCGCTCCGCGGTGAAGCTGGAGCTCCGGGCCGCCCAGGGCGGCGGCACCATCAGCGGCGGGCATGTCCTGCCCGACGACGAGATCCCCGAGGACCTCCTCGAGGAGTTGCTGGACGCCACCTACGAACGCTATCTCCGGGGCGGATCCCTGATCGGCTCCCCGGACACCTGCCGGGGCATGGCCGACCGGGTGGCGGCGGCGGGTGTCGACGACATCGCCTGTCTGCTGGACTTCGGCGTGCCCAGCGAGCGGATCCCCGCGGTGATCCCACTGATCGCCGCGCTCGCCGGCGAGGGCAGCCGCGGACGTGAGGTCGTCGAGAGTGAGCACTGA
- the asnB gene encoding asparagine synthase (glutamine-hydrolyzing), producing MLTCRRRAVPTLERVLTVCGLAGFVGPRPDSRGARETLDAMSAAIGHRGPDSTGFHVDETVAFAFTRLAINDLGAGDQPMYDESRQIVAMTTGEIYNYRELRDLLVDRGHTLRTRCDTEVIPHLYEEFGRDFVSRLDGQFAVVLYDHREQLFIGARDHFGVTPLFYAHQGGQLIFGSEIKAMLKHPAVPRRVDLVGLDQVFTLPGLVSPRTMFEGVHSVPPGTAVEFRPGDRPKLWTYWDLAYPRADADFEHHDESYYVRRVEDLLVRSVEKRLQSDVEVGLYLSGGLDSSLVGAIMRHLMPDAEIQSFAAAFPERELSESDYQRLMSGVLDTRHTERFVHGEEIASRLRAVVRHTECPLKESFNSAAHALSEAVHGAGVKVVLTGQGADELFGGYIGYRFDQVRRTQAAGGVTDLREAKLREGLWGDENFFYERNDAGFRATKAGLYSASVRERQDEIDCLGHPLIDRERLTGLHDLHRRSYLDLKLRLADHLLGDHGDRMVFANSVESRHPFLDRELVEFLATVPPELKLKGLEEKYLLKQVARDWIPRRIVDREKFGFTAPGSPHLIRQDDPAIEALLSRERIEADGYFDPDRVERLVREYGTPGFRINVPFETDLLMTVLTFNLLLDLYDLPAYSA from the coding sequence ATGTTGACGTGTCGGCGTAGAGCTGTACCGACTCTGGAAAGGGTGTTGACGGTGTGTGGACTCGCGGGCTTCGTCGGGCCACGACCCGATTCCCGGGGGGCGCGCGAGACGCTCGACGCCATGAGCGCGGCCATCGGACACCGGGGACCGGACTCCACCGGATTCCACGTCGACGAGACCGTGGCGTTCGCGTTCACCCGGCTGGCGATCAACGACCTCGGGGCCGGCGACCAGCCGATGTACGACGAGAGCCGGCAGATCGTCGCCATGACCACCGGCGAGATCTACAACTACCGCGAACTGCGTGACCTCCTCGTCGACCGGGGCCACACGTTGCGCACGCGCTGCGACACCGAGGTGATCCCGCACCTCTACGAGGAGTTCGGCCGCGACTTCGTCAGCCGACTCGACGGGCAGTTCGCGGTCGTTCTGTACGACCACCGCGAGCAGCTCTTCATCGGCGCCCGCGACCACTTCGGCGTCACGCCGCTGTTCTACGCCCACCAGGGCGGCCAGTTGATCTTCGGCTCCGAGATCAAGGCCATGCTGAAGCATCCCGCGGTGCCGCGCCGCGTCGACCTCGTCGGCCTGGACCAGGTGTTCACCCTGCCCGGTCTGGTGAGCCCGCGGACGATGTTCGAGGGCGTCCACAGCGTGCCGCCGGGCACCGCCGTCGAGTTCCGCCCCGGCGACCGGCCCAAGCTCTGGACTTACTGGGACCTCGCATACCCGCGCGCCGACGCCGACTTCGAACACCACGACGAGTCGTACTACGTCCGCCGGGTCGAGGACCTGCTGGTCCGTTCGGTCGAGAAGCGTCTGCAGTCCGACGTGGAGGTCGGCCTCTACCTGAGCGGCGGCCTGGACTCCTCCCTGGTCGGCGCGATCATGCGGCATCTGATGCCGGACGCCGAGATCCAGTCGTTCGCGGCGGCCTTCCCCGAGCGGGAACTCTCCGAGAGCGACTACCAGCGGCTGATGAGCGGGGTCCTCGACACGCGCCACACCGAGCGCTTCGTGCACGGCGAGGAGATCGCCTCCCGGCTGCGCGCGGTCGTACGGCACACCGAGTGCCCGCTGAAGGAGTCGTTCAACTCGGCCGCCCACGCGCTGTCCGAGGCCGTGCACGGCGCCGGGGTCAAGGTGGTGCTCACCGGACAGGGCGCGGACGAGCTGTTCGGCGGCTACATCGGCTACCGCTTCGACCAGGTCCGGCGCACCCAGGCCGCGGGCGGCGTCACCGACCTGCGGGAGGCCAAGCTTCGCGAAGGCCTTTGGGGGGACGAGAACTTCTTCTACGAACGCAACGACGCCGGATTCCGGGCCACGAAGGCCGGGCTCTACTCGGCGTCGGTGCGCGAGCGGCAGGACGAGATCGACTGCCTCGGCCACCCGTTGATCGACCGTGAGCGCCTGACCGGCCTGCACGATCTGCACCGCCGTTCCTACCTCGACCTCAAACTCCGGCTGGCGGACCATCTGCTCGGCGACCACGGCGACCGCATGGTATTCGCCAACTCGGTGGAGTCCCGCCATCCGTTCCTCGACCGGGAGCTCGTCGAGTTCCTCGCGACCGTGCCACCAGAGCTGAAGCTGAAGGGCCTTGAGGAGAAGTACCTCCTCAAGCAGGTCGCCCGGGACTGGATTCCGCGCCGGATCGTGGACCGTGAGAAGTTCGGCTTCACCGCGCCGGGCAGCCCGCACCTGATCCGGCAGGACGACCCCGCCATCGAGGCCCTGCTGTCCCGCGAACGCATCGAGGCAGACGGCTACTTCGATCCGGACCGCGTGGAGCGGCTCGTCCGTGAGTACGGCACGCCCGGGTTCCGCATCAACGTTCCCTTCGAGACCGACCTGTTGATGACCGTACTCACCTTCAACCTGCTCCTCGACCTCTACGATCTGCCCGCATACTCCGCCTGA
- a CDS encoding MFS transporter has product MSTDLALWARLRDVLLLQRRETRLLLASVTADSFGTGIFTATSVLFFTTVRGFSVSAVGLAISLGSLCAFFLGPRIGALADRVGPQKSLIVLFGVRAVGYGLYLLAEQYWLFVVLACVVTTADRASPAINQALMGRLFEAKDRATILGTVFSARNGAIVLGSLAATLPVVTGSSALYLVGIGVNAASFIVAALLVARLQVPEAEPAATGRDKERRGGASPLHDRRYLAITVVNGVAQTHNTILSLVLPLWIVHATSSPKWSLTALLALNGALAMAAQVPVNRMFADFSAALRASALGGAAVCAACLAYAGAGAVGDAWVALAVLVVAMLAHTAGESLFIASTPLSFELAPKESLGRYLSFYNLGRVGQDLVGPLLIVGPLVDRGTPIWLLVGVVVLLGGLAPWALLKDDALAANGRSTR; this is encoded by the coding sequence GTGAGCACTGACCTCGCCCTGTGGGCACGCCTGCGCGATGTGCTGCTGCTGCAACGGCGTGAGACCAGACTGCTCCTGGCGAGTGTGACCGCCGACTCCTTCGGCACCGGCATCTTCACGGCGACTTCGGTCCTGTTCTTCACCACCGTCCGGGGCTTCAGCGTGTCCGCCGTCGGCCTGGCGATCTCCCTGGGCAGCCTCTGCGCGTTCTTCCTCGGCCCCCGCATCGGCGCCCTCGCGGACCGGGTCGGGCCGCAGAAGAGCCTCATCGTGCTGTTCGGCGTACGCGCCGTGGGCTACGGCCTGTACCTGCTCGCCGAGCAGTACTGGCTGTTCGTGGTGCTCGCCTGCGTCGTGACGACGGCCGACCGGGCCAGCCCTGCCATCAACCAGGCTCTGATGGGCCGACTGTTCGAGGCCAAGGACCGGGCGACGATCCTGGGCACCGTGTTCTCGGCGCGCAACGGGGCGATCGTCCTCGGGTCGCTGGCCGCCACCCTGCCCGTCGTCACCGGCTCCAGCGCCCTGTACCTGGTGGGGATCGGGGTCAACGCCGCGTCCTTCATCGTCGCCGCGCTCCTCGTGGCCCGGCTGCAGGTCCCGGAGGCGGAGCCCGCGGCCACCGGCCGGGACAAGGAACGCCGCGGCGGGGCCTCCCCCCTGCACGACCGGCGGTACCTGGCCATCACGGTCGTCAACGGTGTGGCCCAGACGCACAACACGATCCTGTCCCTGGTGCTGCCCCTGTGGATCGTCCACGCCACCAGCTCTCCCAAGTGGAGTCTCACCGCGCTGCTCGCTCTCAACGGCGCGCTGGCCATGGCGGCTCAGGTACCGGTGAACCGGATGTTCGCCGACTTCTCCGCCGCCCTGCGCGCGTCGGCGCTCGGCGGTGCCGCCGTATGCGCCGCGTGTCTCGCCTACGCCGGGGCCGGAGCGGTGGGCGACGCCTGGGTGGCGCTCGCCGTCCTCGTGGTCGCCATGCTCGCCCACACGGCCGGGGAGAGCCTCTTCATCGCGAGTACGCCGCTGTCCTTCGAGCTCGCCCCGAAGGAGTCGCTCGGACGGTATCTGTCCTTCTACAACCTGGGCCGGGTGGGCCAGGACCTCGTCGGGCCGCTGCTGATCGTGGGGCCGCTC
- a CDS encoding non-ribosomal peptide synthetase has translation MCRTGPQSLGSVLVEQFRRTPDARAVSDDRQVLTYRELDARSAALAEALVAAGAGPDRVVALQLERSVDLAVAIVGVVRAGGAWLPLSTTDPDRRILGLLRDAAPAAVVTEESSRLWSLADGGVPRLTPRGHRAPGQAPPIDSAAPHHLAYVIYTSGSTGRPKGVMIEHAAIVNRLRWMQDRFGIGPGDVVAQKTPYTFDVSVWEFVWPLMTGAELAFAAPDGHRDPGYLARFLTERQVTVTHFVPSMLTEFLRQVRPGDCPRLRSVMVSGEALGPSLARRFFERLPHTELHNLYGPTEAAVDVTHWQCAANASPTAPVPIGHPITGIELLVVGEDGTQVPTGEVGELCIAGVGIARGYLNLPEATAERFVPHPADPTRRMYRTGDLASRRPDGAYLYHGRNDRQVKIGGVRIELGEVEAALQSLPCVDECVVVTRVDGAGVVRLDAAAVLVPGVPWSGWRDDLLGILPAGSVPAGLTPVDSLPKTAHGKADVAALRAILAERSDPGGQAAAGADPLERLWARVLGTTEPHFLRAGGTSLHAVRLLADVADEFGGTLALSDFFAEPTLDRLRALVAAAGSVTTKVPSRVPRDGGLSLNRYQERLWFLQELEPESTAMSAPTAFRITGVSGERVSEAFAALVRRHEVLRTTFRSADGEPRAVVGAEPPALEWTDGTALSADPEAVRRLVEETAYEPFDLAAGPPLRAHGVTFGPSDHLLVMVTHQIIADGWTWSLLTEQLSRLLTEPDAGPADARLQIVDHAAWQRTQEARPEHRAAVQESLRHWRTVLANAPDGLDLPVDEPRGPSLSVPSDSVALRWSPDLPARLKSLCREHGITEFMALLACYTAWLARLSAQETVVVGTPMANRTPPWVADLAGYFVTTVPQSLEIDEDATVAQVLDRARTAVVAGQRHSVVPIERIVSEVGSARGADRLPVFQNLFVFQNMPAWQRQADGVTVRVHQFPPRHTHYDLKFEVFPLTQDYEARLVYARGRISAERAALMARQLASFVEAAVDKPDAYVDEIAL, from the coding sequence GTGTGTCGTACCGGTCCGCAGTCGTTGGGTTCGGTGCTGGTCGAGCAGTTCCGACGGACACCCGACGCGCGCGCGGTCTCCGACGACAGACAGGTTTTGACGTACCGCGAACTCGACGCCCGCTCGGCCGCCCTGGCCGAGGCGCTCGTGGCGGCGGGAGCAGGGCCCGATCGGGTCGTGGCGCTCCAACTGGAGCGCTCCGTCGACCTGGCCGTGGCGATCGTCGGGGTCGTGCGGGCGGGCGGGGCATGGCTGCCGCTGTCCACCACCGACCCGGACCGGCGGATCCTCGGCCTGCTGCGGGACGCCGCGCCCGCGGCCGTCGTGACCGAGGAATCGTCCCGGCTGTGGTCCCTCGCCGACGGCGGCGTGCCGCGCCTGACGCCCCGCGGTCACCGGGCGCCCGGCCAGGCGCCGCCGATCGACTCCGCCGCGCCCCACCACCTGGCCTATGTCATCTACACGTCCGGCTCCACGGGCCGCCCCAAGGGCGTGATGATCGAGCACGCCGCGATCGTCAACCGCCTGCGGTGGATGCAGGACCGCTTCGGCATCGGCCCCGGGGACGTGGTCGCACAGAAGACGCCGTACACCTTCGACGTCTCGGTGTGGGAGTTCGTCTGGCCCCTGATGACCGGAGCGGAACTGGCCTTCGCCGCGCCCGACGGGCACCGGGACCCCGGCTACCTGGCACGGTTCCTGACGGAGCGCCAGGTGACCGTCACGCACTTCGTGCCGAGCATGCTCACGGAGTTCCTGCGTCAGGTGCGGCCCGGGGACTGCCCGCGGCTGCGCTCGGTCATGGTGAGCGGCGAGGCGCTCGGCCCGTCCCTGGCCCGGCGGTTCTTCGAGCGGCTGCCCCACACCGAACTCCACAACCTCTACGGCCCCACCGAGGCCGCCGTCGACGTCACCCACTGGCAGTGCGCCGCCAACGCCTCGCCCACGGCGCCGGTCCCCATCGGCCACCCCATCACCGGCATCGAGTTGCTCGTCGTCGGCGAGGACGGCACCCAGGTGCCGACGGGCGAGGTCGGTGAGCTGTGCATCGCCGGCGTGGGCATCGCCCGTGGCTACCTCAACCTGCCCGAGGCCACGGCCGAGCGCTTCGTGCCGCACCCGGCCGACCCGACCCGCCGCATGTACCGCACGGGCGACCTGGCCAGTCGGCGTCCGGACGGGGCGTACCTCTACCACGGCCGCAACGACCGCCAGGTGAAGATCGGCGGCGTCCGTATCGAGCTGGGCGAGGTGGAAGCCGCCCTGCAGTCGCTGCCCTGTGTGGACGAGTGCGTCGTGGTGACGCGCGTCGACGGGGCCGGCGTCGTACGCCTGGACGCCGCCGCCGTCCTGGTCCCCGGCGTGCCGTGGTCCGGATGGCGTGACGACCTGCTGGGCATCCTGCCGGCCGGCTCGGTTCCGGCCGGCCTCACACCCGTGGACTCCCTGCCGAAGACCGCGCACGGCAAGGCCGACGTCGCTGCGCTGCGCGCGATCCTGGCGGAGCGGTCCGACCCGGGCGGGCAGGCCGCCGCCGGCGCCGACCCGCTGGAACGCCTCTGGGCCAGGGTGCTCGGCACCACCGAGCCGCACTTCCTGCGCGCGGGCGGCACGTCGCTGCACGCCGTGCGGCTGCTCGCCGACGTCGCCGACGAGTTCGGCGGCACCCTCGCCCTGTCCGACTTCTTCGCGGAACCGACCCTTGACCGGCTGCGCGCCCTGGTCGCCGCCGCAGGCAGCGTGACGACGAAGGTGCCGTCGCGCGTGCCGCGCGATGGTGGGCTGTCGCTCAATCGCTACCAGGAACGCCTGTGGTTCCTACAGGAGTTGGAGCCCGAAAGCACCGCGATGAGCGCCCCCACCGCGTTTCGGATCACCGGGGTGAGCGGCGAGCGGGTGTCGGAGGCGTTCGCCGCTCTGGTGCGGCGGCACGAGGTGCTGCGGACGACGTTCCGCTCCGCGGACGGTGAGCCGCGGGCCGTCGTGGGCGCGGAACCCCCGGCCCTGGAGTGGACGGACGGGACAGCCCTGTCCGCGGATCCCGAGGCCGTGCGCCGACTCGTGGAGGAGACGGCGTACGAGCCGTTCGACCTCGCCGCCGGACCCCCGCTGCGGGCCCACGGGGTCACCTTCGGCCCCTCCGACCACCTGCTCGTGATGGTCACCCACCAGATCATCGCGGACGGCTGGACCTGGTCGCTGCTGACCGAGCAGCTGAGCCGGCTGCTGACCGAACCGGACGCCGGGCCCGCGGACGCACGGTTGCAGATCGTCGACCACGCGGCCTGGCAGCGTACGCAGGAGGCCCGCCCGGAGCACCGGGCCGCCGTCCAGGAGTCGCTGCGGCACTGGCGCACCGTGCTGGCGAACGCGCCGGACGGGCTCGACCTGCCGGTCGACGAGCCGCGCGGCCCCTCCCTCAGCGTGCCCTCCGACAGCGTCGCGCTGCGTTGGTCGCCGGACCTCCCCGCCCGGCTGAAGAGCCTGTGCCGCGAGCACGGCATCACCGAGTTCATGGCCCTGCTCGCCTGCTACACGGCATGGCTGGCCCGGCTCTCCGCCCAGGAGACCGTGGTCGTCGGCACGCCCATGGCGAACCGGACGCCGCCCTGGGTCGCCGACCTGGCCGGCTACTTCGTCACGACCGTCCCGCAGAGTCTGGAGATCGACGAGGACGCGACGGTCGCCCAGGTGCTGGACCGCGCCCGGACCGCCGTCGTGGCGGGCCAGCGGCATTCGGTGGTGCCCATCGAGCGCATCGTCTCCGAGGTCGGATCGGCCCGGGGCGCCGACCGGCTGCCCGTCTTCCAGAACCTGTTCGTCTTCCAGAACATGCCGGCGTGGCAACGGCAGGCCGACGGCGTCACCGTGCGGGTCCACCAGTTCCCACCCCGGCACACGCACTACGACCTCAAGTTCGAGGTCTTCCCGCTCACCCAGGACTACGAGGCCCGCCTCGTGTACGCCCGGGGCCGTATCTCGGCCGAGCGCGCCGCGCTCATGGCCCGCCAGCTCGCCTCCTTCGTCGAGGCCGCGGTGGACAAGCCCGACGCGTACGTCGACGAGATAGCCCTCTGA